In Nostoc sp. GT001, a genomic segment contains:
- a CDS encoding DUF2442 domain-containing protein, whose protein sequence is MVKKIAATEELKEKLANARANSDAIATSEPRATRAFYDAYLGMIIVFLSNKCMFGFPSEVGEGLADASIKDLAEVEVTPSGEGLHWKTLDVDLSIPALMNGIFGTKKWMAELARKGGSSTSAAKSEASRLNGTKGDRPAKEIVLSTDEA, encoded by the coding sequence ATGGTTAAAAAGATTGCGGCTACAGAAGAATTAAAAGAAAAGCTAGCCAATGCGAGAGCAAACTCTGATGCGATCGCCACATCTGAACCACGGGCTACTCGTGCTTTTTATGACGCTTATTTAGGAATGATTATAGTTTTCTTGTCTAACAAATGTATGTTTGGGTTCCCTTCCGAGGTAGGAGAAGGACTGGCGGATGCTTCAATCAAGGACTTAGCAGAAGTAGAGGTAACACCTTCTGGTGAAGGATTACACTGGAAAACCCTAGATGTAGATTTGAGTATTCCTGCTTTGATGAACGGAATATTTGGAACTAAAAAATGGATGGCTGAACTTGCTAGAAAAGGTGGAAGCTCAACTTCTGCTGCAAAATCTGAGGCATCTCGACTAAATGGTACAAAGGGCGATCGCCCCGCAAAAGAAATTGTACTGTCTACTGATGAAGCTTGA
- a CDS encoding HD family phosphohydrolase, producing MKMHKFLQFLNQQLTHWRRQYKTLRRKGKLMRSPKGKTHRRELLRTMLKNVFLFLSKTNEKSERRKQERALRLKAKSVKTKSSIYAVGLDWAYKQRYSVILAIAVVSLTGIIGHKLYNQTQLQVGHPAPQTITAPYTASIEDQKKTEAERKAVSTNSLQVLMLDARINEKINENLQQLLDDGNEIRAVAGAFPFFDPVVLSISTQRYLRSCSESEWQALLSAVENSKNQQQKGIGQTTPAAPNQKRQPRIISKSDSQNLEKTQPVDFSQNTDFTQAVAELESYRLTTSEKSLSLVIAEISQTRQRYIQATAKLLKLETVSPEAVYEESLLLDLSDVEWEKTQMGIHESIERILTQGIPQGLPKNILQDAVSLQLQTFVPESAETLAKNLLLAVLKPNLQKDEEQTRQNAQKAAAGVPPVMVKVRQGEVIVKKGAQITAWNFEVLEHYRLIRREVKWQELVKLGGVIAIAIGIFVWVERHIDYELRQRDRLLVLLLTLSVPAVIVIGLPYTTWSALGLLLGSFYGPTLGLTVVGLLWPILGISLDMSKAALLAGVGGGILGSYIAQRLRSREELALLGVAIALTQGGIYLLVKILIGQVFGSTWYIVFQEAGLFALSGLGWSIVALGLSPYLEKVFDLVTPIRLAELANPNRPLLKRLATETPGTFQHTLLVATLAEAAAKELGCNVELVRAGTLYHDIGKMHDPLGFIENQMGGPNKHDTEIKDPWKSAEIIKKHVTEGLVMARKHLLPTAIQAFIPEHQGTMLIAYFHHQAQQMAQSDPSLTVDDADFRYDGPIPQSRETGIVMLADSCEAALRSLQASAKSVGEKRSVKDVSTEQALAMLNNILRAKWQDNQLVDSGLKREEMSQIAQIFVDVWQQFHHKRIAYPKLKANGAARK from the coding sequence ATGAAAATGCATAAATTTTTGCAGTTCTTGAACCAGCAATTGACTCACTGGCGGCGACAGTACAAAACACTACGCCGAAAGGGAAAATTAATGAGAAGTCCCAAAGGTAAAACCCATAGAAGGGAACTTCTAAGGACTATGCTCAAGAATGTATTCCTGTTTTTATCAAAAACCAATGAGAAAAGCGAACGCCGAAAACAAGAAAGAGCGCTAAGGTTAAAGGCAAAATCGGTTAAAACTAAGAGTAGCATTTATGCAGTTGGTTTAGATTGGGCATATAAACAGCGTTACTCAGTGATTTTAGCGATCGCTGTAGTGTCCCTCACAGGTATTATTGGGCATAAATTATACAATCAGACTCAACTTCAAGTAGGACATCCCGCACCCCAAACGATTACAGCACCTTACACAGCTAGCATCGAAGATCAGAAAAAAACCGAAGCCGAGCGCAAAGCCGTCAGTACAAACTCCTTACAGGTGTTGATGCTTGATGCGCGAATCAACGAAAAAATCAACGAAAATTTGCAACAACTTCTAGATGATGGCAACGAAATTCGCGCTGTCGCTGGAGCTTTTCCTTTTTTCGATCCTGTAGTTTTATCCATCTCTACCCAACGTTACCTCCGCTCTTGTTCTGAGTCGGAATGGCAAGCACTGCTATCGGCTGTAGAAAATAGTAAAAATCAGCAGCAGAAGGGAATCGGACAAACCACCCCAGCTGCACCCAATCAGAAACGCCAGCCGCGCATCATATCCAAATCTGATTCCCAGAATCTAGAAAAGACACAACCAGTAGATTTTTCTCAAAACACTGATTTTACTCAAGCTGTAGCAGAACTAGAATCTTACCGCCTCACAACTTCTGAGAAAAGCTTGTCCTTAGTGATTGCCGAAATTTCCCAAACACGTCAAAGATATATCCAAGCCACTGCCAAACTTTTAAAGTTAGAGACTGTTAGCCCCGAAGCAGTATATGAAGAATCTCTACTTTTGGATTTATCAGATGTGGAATGGGAAAAAACCCAAATGGGAATCCATGAAAGTATAGAGCGGATTCTCACCCAAGGCATCCCACAAGGACTGCCAAAAAATATCTTGCAAGATGCGGTGAGTTTACAATTACAGACCTTTGTACCAGAATCCGCTGAAACTTTGGCAAAAAATCTGTTGTTAGCTGTACTCAAGCCGAATCTGCAAAAAGATGAAGAACAAACCAGACAAAATGCTCAAAAGGCGGCGGCTGGTGTGCCACCCGTGATGGTGAAAGTACGGCAAGGTGAGGTAATTGTCAAAAAAGGAGCGCAGATTACTGCATGGAACTTTGAGGTGCTGGAGCATTATCGCCTGATTCGCCGGGAGGTAAAGTGGCAGGAGTTGGTGAAGTTAGGAGGTGTGATTGCGATCGCTATTGGCATTTTTGTTTGGGTAGAACGCCATATTGATTACGAATTGCGACAACGCGATCGCCTGTTGGTGTTGTTGCTAACTCTGAGTGTGCCAGCAGTAATCGTCATCGGATTGCCCTATACCACCTGGAGCGCCCTTGGTTTATTGTTGGGAAGCTTTTACGGCCCCACTTTGGGGTTGACAGTTGTCGGCCTGCTGTGGCCGATATTAGGCATTAGCTTGGATATGAGCAAGGCTGCGCTTTTAGCTGGTGTTGGGGGAGGAATATTAGGTAGTTACATTGCCCAACGATTGCGATCGCGTGAAGAGTTGGCTTTATTAGGTGTTGCGATCGCCTTAACTCAGGGTGGTATTTACCTGCTTGTTAAAATCTTAATTGGTCAAGTATTTGGTTCAACCTGGTATATTGTTTTCCAAGAAGCGGGATTATTTGCCTTATCCGGCTTAGGGTGGAGTATTGTCGCCTTGGGTTTAAGTCCTTATCTAGAAAAAGTTTTTGATTTAGTTACCCCAATCCGTTTAGCAGAACTGGCGAACCCTAACCGCCCTTTATTAAAACGACTTGCGACTGAAACTCCGGGAACTTTTCAACATACGTTGCTTGTGGCTACTCTTGCTGAAGCTGCTGCCAAAGAATTAGGATGCAATGTTGAACTAGTCAGGGCTGGGACACTATATCACGATATTGGCAAAATGCACGACCCTCTTGGCTTTATTGAAAATCAAATGGGGGGGCCGAATAAACATGATACTGAGATTAAAGATCCTTGGAAGAGTGCAGAAATTATCAAAAAGCACGTAACTGAAGGGTTAGTAATGGCGCGTAAACACCTTTTACCTACGGCGATTCAAGCTTTTATTCCAGAGCATCAGGGAACGATGCTGATTGCCTATTTCCATCACCAAGCCCAGCAAATGGCTCAGTCAGATCCAAGTTTAACTGTAGATGACGCAGACTTTCGTTACGATGGGCCAATTCCCCAATCACGGGAAACCGGAATTGTCATGTTAGCAGATTCTTGCGAAGCGGCGCTGCGATCGCTGCAAGCATCGGCTAAATCTGTGGGAGAGAAGCGATCGGTTAAAGATGTCTCCACTGAACAAGCTTTAGCAATGCTGAATAATATTCTACGTGCCAAATGGCAAGACAATCAACTCGTTGATTCAGGACTAAAACGGGAAGAGATGTCACAAATTGCTCAGATATTTGTGGATGTTTGGCAACAATTTCATCACAAACGGATTGCTTATCCTAAGTTGAAGGCTAATGGTGCTGCGCGAAAGTAA